The segment TTCACCCGGGAGACCCTGGCCCAACTGGTTCGGTCACATCGGGAAAGCGGTGCCGCCGCCACGATCCTGACCGCGGTTCTTCCGGATCCGACAGGGTACGGCCGGGTGATCCGCAGAAGTGACGGGACCGTGGACCGGGTGGTGGAACACAAGGATGCAACAGAAGAAGAGCGGAAAGTGCGGGAGATCAACACAGGAACATTTTGCTTCGATAACCGACTTTTGTGGGATGCACTTTCAAAAGTGAGCAACGATAATATGCAAGGGGAATATTACCTGCCTGATGTGATTGGCATCCTGAATCACGACGGCCATCCGATTGGAGCCCAGCCGGTGGCTGATCCGGCCGAGGCCGGGGGAGTGAACGACCGGATCCAGCTGGCGGCAGCGGAAAGAGTGATGCAAAGACGCATCCTCAACGGGCATATGATGGACGGTGTCACCATCACAGACCCTGACAACACCTATATTGAGGCGGGTGTGGCGATCGGTGAAGATACGGTGATCCACCCGGGAAGTATTCTCCGGGGTCGCACCCGGATCGGCACCGATTGCGTCATCGGCCCTTATGTGGAGTTGACGGATTTGGAAGTGGGAGATGGGGTGACCATCCGCCATTCCGTCCTGCAGGGGAGCCAAGTGGAGAAGAAAGCCACAGTCGGCCCCTATGCTTATGTGCGTCCCGGCTCCACCCTCGGGGAGGAGAGCAAGGTGGGCTGTTTTGTAGACGTGAAAAACACATCCCTCGGCAAAAAAAGCAAGATTTCCCATTTGGGGTATGTGGGGGATGCCCGTGTGGGCGAAGAGGTCAATATCGGTTGCGGTGCCGTAACAGTGAACTATGATGGGAAGAATAAACATCAGACGGTGATCGAAGACGGGGCCTTTGTCGGATGCAATGTCAACATGGTGGCACCGGTCACGATTGGAAAAGGGGCATATGTGGCGGCAGGCTCCACCATCCACCGGGACGTTCCGGAAGATGCGCTGGCCATTGCCCGGGAACGTCAGACCAATAAACCGGAATACGCAAAAAAACTTCGTCAAAAAGGCTGACCTGAACTGATATTTTTTAAATATGGCTGGAGGGTTGGGGGAAGATGTCCACGGAAACACAGAGGCGTTTGCAAGTTTTCAGCTGTAATTCCAATCCGGTGTTGGCCCGGGAGATTGCCGAGCATGTGGGGGTTCCCTTGGGCAAGGCGGTTGT is part of the Kroppenstedtia eburnea genome and harbors:
- the glmU gene encoding bifunctional UDP-N-acetylglucosamine diphosphorylase/glucosamine-1-phosphate N-acetyltransferase GlmU, whose amino-acid sequence is MENLFAVVLAAGKGTRMKSKKHKVLHPVCGKPIIDHIIDLLIDLGTDERVVIVGHQAESVAAHLEGRASFARQDQQLGTAHAVMQSAPLLAGNDGVTLVMNGDHPLFTRETLAQLVRSHRESGAAATILTAVLPDPTGYGRVIRRSDGTVDRVVEHKDATEEERKVREINTGTFCFDNRLLWDALSKVSNDNMQGEYYLPDVIGILNHDGHPIGAQPVADPAEAGGVNDRIQLAAAERVMQRRILNGHMMDGVTITDPDNTYIEAGVAIGEDTVIHPGSILRGRTRIGTDCVIGPYVELTDLEVGDGVTIRHSVLQGSQVEKKATVGPYAYVRPGSTLGEESKVGCFVDVKNTSLGKKSKISHLGYVGDARVGEEVNIGCGAVTVNYDGKNKHQTVIEDGAFVGCNVNMVAPVTIGKGAYVAAGSTIHRDVPEDALAIARERQTNKPEYAKKLRQKG